The following are encoded in a window of uncultured Sphaerochaeta sp. genomic DNA:
- a CDS encoding carbohydrate ABC transporter permease produces MITDFRYRGASTGKKLFISIAIFVMSLYVLLILYPLINMVLSSFKGNRAILTTPFSLPEEFSFSTYKTVWIDKGFSRYFANSLLVTTISMALVLLFGSMASYGISRYTYRLNTLVYMLFLSGIMLPLKAAIIPLFLLIKTLGLINKPLSVILIFMAMGLPSTVFILAGFMKGIPLELEYAAKIDGCNDFSIYRRVVMPMVAPAMALVTIYNAVPIWNDFFFPLVFLQSDKVKTLPVGLSTFFGQHSTNWSLLFTGLSIAILPMLVLYLFMSKYFIKGMTAGAVK; encoded by the coding sequence ATGATCACCGACTTCCGCTACCGGGGTGCCTCCACAGGAAAGAAACTCTTCATCTCCATAGCCATCTTCGTAATGTCGCTCTATGTGCTGCTTATCCTCTACCCCCTGATAAACATGGTGCTCTCCTCATTCAAGGGAAACCGTGCCATTCTCACCACCCCGTTCTCACTTCCTGAGGAGTTTAGCTTCTCCACCTATAAGACGGTATGGATCGACAAGGGATTCTCCCGGTACTTCGCCAACAGCCTATTGGTGACTACTATCTCCATGGCCTTGGTACTCCTCTTCGGCTCCATGGCCTCCTACGGCATAAGCCGTTACACCTACCGGCTCAATACCCTGGTCTACATGCTCTTCCTGAGTGGGATCATGCTGCCCCTGAAGGCAGCGATCATCCCCCTCTTCCTCTTGATCAAGACCTTGGGGCTTATCAACAAACCACTTTCGGTCATCCTAATCTTCATGGCGATGGGACTTCCCTCCACTGTCTTTATCCTGGCTGGATTCATGAAGGGAATACCCTTGGAACTTGAGTATGCTGCCAAGATTGATGGATGCAATGACTTCTCCATCTACCGGCGTGTGGTTATGCCGATGGTTGCCCCGGCAATGGCCCTGGTAACCATCTACAATGCAGTACCGATCTGGAACGACTTCTTCTTCCCCTTGGTGTTCCTGCAGTCAGACAAGGTAAAGACCTTGCCTGTTGGACTTTCGACATTCTTTGGCCAGCACAGTACCAACTGGAGCCTACTCTTTACCGGCCTATCCATAGCAATACTTCCCATGTTGGTCCTGTACCTGTTCATGTCCAAGTACTTCATCAAGGGAATGACCGCTGGTGCGGTCAAATAG
- the murQ gene encoding N-acetylmuramic acid 6-phosphate etherase — translation MFHTNLPTTEMRNPASYRIDTKSTLEILTIINQEDQKVPLAVAQRLIEIASLVDDVVISFKKGGRLFYIGAGTSGRLGVLDASECPPTFGVKPTMVQGVIAGGLPALTTAIESAEDNPEAGIEELKKRAFTKDDVLVGITASGQAPYVIGAMAWAQELGAKVGAISCNEYSAVFDHADHKIYIAVDAEIITGSTRMKSGTAQKLVLNMITTTAMIRIGKVYNNLMVDLLPLNSKLVDRAKRLISEVTACSREEAETLYEASNGSIRVAILMHLLSVNAEEAKNLLEKSEGSLNRALDSRGVVH, via the coding sequence ATGTTCCATACCAATCTACCTACCACAGAGATGAGAAACCCAGCATCCTACCGAATCGATACCAAGAGCACGCTTGAGATACTCACCATCATCAACCAAGAAGACCAGAAGGTCCCCCTTGCTGTTGCCCAAAGACTAATCGAGATCGCTTCTCTGGTGGACGATGTCGTTATCTCCTTCAAGAAGGGGGGAAGGCTCTTCTACATCGGGGCTGGGACTTCAGGAAGGCTTGGTGTACTGGATGCCTCAGAGTGTCCTCCGACCTTTGGGGTGAAACCCACCATGGTCCAAGGGGTTATCGCAGGGGGGCTTCCAGCCCTGACCACTGCCATTGAGTCGGCTGAGGATAATCCAGAGGCAGGCATCGAGGAGCTAAAGAAAAGAGCATTTACCAAGGATGATGTCCTAGTCGGTATTACCGCAAGCGGTCAGGCTCCGTATGTCATCGGGGCGATGGCTTGGGCGCAGGAGCTGGGGGCAAAGGTGGGAGCGATCAGCTGCAACGAGTACTCAGCGGTGTTCGACCATGCTGACCACAAGATATACATAGCAGTCGATGCTGAGATCATCACCGGCTCAACGAGGATGAAATCGGGAACAGCCCAAAAACTGGTGCTGAATATGATCACCACAACGGCGATGATTAGAATCGGAAAGGTGTATAATAACTTGATGGTTGACCTGCTTCCCCTGAACTCAAAGCTGGTTGACCGAGCCAAGCGCCTGATCAGTGAGGTGACTGCTTGTAGCAGGGAGGAAGCGGAAACACTCTATGAGGCGAGCAACGGCAGCATCCGTGTCGCCATCCTCATGCATTTACTCTCCGTCAATGCAGAGGAAGCAAAGAACTTGCTTGAGAAGAGTGAAGGTAGCTTGAACCGGGCACTGGATAGCAGAGGAGTGGTACATTGA
- a CDS encoding BadF/BadG/BcrA/BcrD ATPase family protein, whose amino-acid sequence MREGFTFGIDGGATRSRLAVQDAEGNRVRLVTGGPTNLYTGKPEEAALHLRELFDQVKEFFPFKAGCIGSAGLGRENEKNTFSSILETLLPSVPIMLCSDGEILLAGGLGGPEGYALISGTGSIALSRTKDGKTMRSGGYGYLLGDEGSAYWIAHQALKRSLRSLERRDLPTSMLGSLLEACALQKSEEMVSYVHHQASKADIASLAPIVTTFAIQEDPLALAILEQAARELATLIEAVQNPEIRNNELVVAGGVLEHDPIVRPLFETFLSERLEHLVLIESRGTALDGACLLARELGQTP is encoded by the coding sequence TTGAGAGAAGGCTTTACTTTTGGCATAGATGGAGGGGCAACACGTTCACGTCTTGCCGTCCAGGATGCAGAGGGGAATCGGGTACGCTTGGTAACCGGTGGACCGACCAACCTCTACACAGGAAAACCCGAAGAGGCTGCACTGCATTTACGCGAGCTCTTTGACCAGGTTAAGGAGTTTTTCCCGTTCAAGGCAGGATGTATCGGCTCGGCAGGACTAGGAAGGGAAAACGAGAAAAACACTTTTTCCAGCATCCTGGAGACGCTGCTTCCCTCTGTTCCTATTATGCTCTGCAGCGATGGGGAGATTCTCCTGGCCGGTGGGCTCGGTGGCCCTGAGGGGTATGCCTTGATCAGCGGGACAGGCAGTATTGCTTTAAGCAGGACAAAGGACGGAAAGACCATGCGATCAGGTGGCTATGGCTACCTGCTGGGCGATGAGGGCTCTGCCTACTGGATCGCTCACCAGGCATTGAAGCGGTCCCTCCGCTCCCTCGAGAGGAGAGACCTTCCCACAAGTATGCTGGGAAGTCTCCTGGAAGCCTGTGCCCTACAAAAAAGCGAGGAAATGGTCTCCTATGTACACCATCAGGCAAGCAAAGCTGATATTGCCTCCCTCGCCCCGATTGTGACCACGTTTGCGATACAGGAAGACCCCCTGGCCCTTGCAATTCTCGAACAAGCTGCAAGGGAGTTGGCCACCTTAATCGAGGCAGTGCAGAATCCAGAGATCCGAAACAATGAACTGGTGGTAGCGGGCGGTGTTTTGGAACACGACCCAATCGTACGTCCACTGTTCGAAACCTTTCTCTCTGAGCGATTGGAACACCTTGTCCTTATCGAAAGTAGAGGAACTGCTCTCGATGGAGCATGCCTGCTGGCAAGGGAGTTGGGACAGACACCTTAG
- a CDS encoding DUF4143 domain-containing protein — protein sequence MKSYIPRILDVLLEEYLQTFGAVNIQGPKWCGKTTTAEQKAKSIIRFQDPDQGESNRMMAEINASYLLKGAYPRLLDEWQVVPPIWDAVRLAVDNEQEEGMFILTGSSVPVDDGIHHSGTGRISRLVMRPMSLFESGESNGSVSLSSLFSSTTPIDPQKSEITIPDLAFLMCRGGWPASVNKSEKSALLIAQEYIVSLAESEVSRTSGSKKNPQRVMNLLRSYARNISTLATNESIISDIQANDLSFSETTYYEYLNALQRLYIVEDVPAWNPAIRSKTALRSRSKHELADPSLVVAGLGLSSDVLLKDLPFMGFVFETLCIRDLRVYSQKMGGSISYYHDRYDLECDCVLHLRDGRYALIECKMGGSGIDEGAEHLLELVRLIKLHKMQAPSFLMVLTASEIAYERPDGVKVVPIGCLGV from the coding sequence GTGAAATCATACATTCCTCGAATTCTTGATGTTCTGCTTGAAGAATATCTTCAAACTTTTGGAGCTGTTAATATCCAAGGTCCAAAATGGTGTGGGAAAACCACAACCGCTGAACAGAAGGCAAAGAGCATTATTCGATTTCAGGATCCTGATCAAGGTGAGTCTAATAGGATGATGGCTGAGATTAATGCTTCGTACCTTTTGAAAGGTGCATACCCACGACTCTTGGATGAATGGCAGGTAGTGCCTCCAATTTGGGATGCAGTTCGACTTGCTGTTGATAATGAGCAGGAAGAAGGCATGTTTATCCTCACTGGATCTTCAGTCCCTGTTGATGATGGAATTCATCATTCTGGAACTGGAAGAATAAGTCGTCTAGTTATGCGTCCAATGAGTCTATTTGAGTCAGGAGAGTCGAATGGTTCAGTTTCGCTTTCTTCCCTGTTCTCATCAACAACACCGATTGATCCTCAAAAATCTGAAATAACCATACCTGATTTAGCATTCTTGATGTGCAGGGGAGGGTGGCCAGCTTCTGTAAATAAGTCAGAAAAATCTGCATTATTAATCGCTCAAGAGTATATTGTGTCCTTAGCCGAAAGTGAGGTCTCAAGGACTTCTGGTTCTAAGAAAAATCCTCAAAGAGTCATGAACTTATTACGTAGTTATGCCCGGAATATATCCACTCTAGCTACAAATGAAAGCATAATCAGTGACATTCAAGCAAATGATCTCTCCTTTTCTGAGACAACATACTACGAATATTTAAATGCATTGCAGCGGCTTTATATTGTGGAAGATGTTCCAGCTTGGAATCCTGCAATTCGATCCAAGACAGCGCTTCGTTCCCGTTCCAAGCACGAGCTTGCGGACCCTTCCTTAGTTGTTGCCGGATTGGGGCTGAGTTCAGATGTGTTACTTAAAGATCTTCCCTTTATGGGGTTTGTATTTGAAACGCTCTGTATACGAGATCTCAGAGTCTATTCACAGAAAATGGGAGGATCAATCTCATACTATCATGATCGATATGACTTGGAGTGTGATTGTGTGCTCCATCTTCGGGATGGAAGATATGCGCTTATTGAATGTAAAATGGGAGGAAGTGGAATTGATGAAGGAGCGGAACATTTGCTTGAGCTTGTACGTCTTATAAAACTACACAAAATGCAAGCTCCATCGTTTCTCATGGTTCTCACTGCAAGTGAAATTGCCTATGAAAGACCTGATGGGGTGAAGGTAGTCCCCATTGGCTGTCTGGGTGTATGA
- a CDS encoding ATP-binding protein — MFIGREKELGLLEELHASGTFEYLVLYGRRRVGKTSLLNEFSKKRNVIFYSAQAKNDRLNLSDFSKTLQLHFSGSSYGAFEDWNAAFSYVFDQASEERVTLIIDEFPYIAEENPSIKSILQHAIDKKWKHKNIFLILCGSSISFMESEVMGAKSPLYGRATSSLELQCFNYIESARFFPNYSIEEKLLCYGILGGVPCYLAAFNDKKTITKNIEKNILRTGSFLKEETQNLLKMELREPGVYNSIFEAIATGASRLNEIAQKIHEEQTKCSKYIKTLKNMRLVDKVTPSGEKDSSKKSIYQISDNFFLFWYHFIFSNKSYYELLGDEEAAQEIVEHLSHYMGSVFENICMQYLTILAKQRKLPFVPHTMGRWWGGNPNTKKEDDIDILAFDAHKRSAILCECKYRNKLFGMDEYKDFLRSAKLFHHLENRYYYLFSKSGFTDEVKANAQREGITLVALEDLFLAE, encoded by the coding sequence ATGTTTATAGGAAGGGAGAAAGAGTTAGGATTGCTTGAAGAACTGCATGCTTCAGGAACCTTCGAGTATCTAGTTCTCTATGGCAGACGACGTGTTGGAAAAACCTCGCTCTTGAATGAATTTAGCAAGAAAAGAAATGTGATATTCTATTCTGCACAAGCCAAAAATGACAGGCTGAACCTCTCAGACTTCTCAAAGACACTACAACTCCATTTTTCTGGATCATCCTATGGGGCGTTCGAAGATTGGAATGCAGCATTCTCCTATGTATTTGATCAAGCATCTGAGGAACGGGTTACCCTGATTATTGATGAATTCCCTTATATTGCTGAAGAAAACCCCTCAATCAAATCCATTCTTCAACATGCAATTGATAAGAAATGGAAGCATAAGAATATTTTTCTAATACTATGTGGTTCAAGTATTAGCTTCATGGAATCTGAAGTCATGGGTGCAAAAAGCCCTCTCTACGGAAGGGCTACCAGTAGCTTGGAACTACAATGTTTTAATTATATAGAGAGTGCTCGCTTCTTCCCTAACTACTCCATAGAGGAAAAACTCCTGTGTTACGGCATTCTAGGAGGCGTCCCCTGTTATCTTGCTGCTTTCAATGACAAGAAAACCATTACTAAGAATATTGAGAAAAACATTCTTCGAACAGGATCATTCCTTAAGGAGGAAACCCAGAATCTCCTAAAAATGGAACTGAGAGAACCTGGAGTATATAACAGCATCTTTGAGGCTATCGCTACAGGTGCAAGCCGACTTAACGAAATTGCCCAGAAAATCCACGAGGAACAAACCAAATGTTCCAAGTACATCAAAACCTTAAAGAACATGCGATTGGTTGATAAGGTAACTCCAAGCGGTGAAAAAGACTCCAGCAAAAAGAGCATCTATCAAATTAGCGATAATTTCTTTCTGTTCTGGTATCACTTCATCTTTTCAAACAAGAGCTACTATGAGCTATTGGGTGATGAGGAAGCCGCACAGGAAATAGTTGAACATCTTTCCCACTATATGGGTAGCGTGTTCGAAAATATTTGTATGCAATACCTCACCATACTCGCAAAGCAAAGAAAACTACCTTTTGTCCCCCACACCATGGGAAGGTGGTGGGGCGGTAATCCAAACACAAAAAAGGAGGATGACATAGATATCCTTGCTTTTGACGCTCACAAGCGATCAGCAATATTGTGCGAATGTAAATATCGCAACAAACTATTTGGAATGGATGAATATAAAGACTTCCTCCGCTCGGCAAAACTATTCCACCACCTTGAAAACCGTTACTACTACTTATTTAGTAAATCAGGCTTTACTGATGAAGTGAAAGCCAATGCGCAGCGTGAGGGAATTACGCTTGTTGCACTGGAAGATTTATTCCTGGCTGAATAA
- a CDS encoding substrate-binding domain-containing protein, with product MRRVLIIALCMVFAAGMVFAQGVSEGAAGVPKIGIAVPSPDHGWTGGIGWWADKAVEELKEQYPGKYEFKVLHADGYAKQISDVEDLMVWGMDYLVILPHESAPLTPVVKEAHASGVKCIVVDRGLTDTSFGYINLAGNNSEMGKVSGIFVRDYMKKNGLTKYVAMGGMPVVIDGERMNAFFDEMQKEPSLVNLAGGRNYDFADWSTQKGLELMENYIQKYPEIHAVFCQDDDVMTGVLQAIKESGRKDIKLVFGGAGSKAAYEMIMNDDPLVKATATYHPSMVYDAIMYCLDVAEGRKSDAFHTASKPTSVVLPSVLVDKSNVMDHYDAGSVF from the coding sequence ATGAGAAGAGTTTTGATTATCGCTCTCTGTATGGTCTTTGCCGCCGGTATGGTCTTCGCCCAGGGCGTTTCTGAGGGCGCTGCTGGTGTTCCCAAGATCGGTATTGCGGTTCCCTCTCCTGACCACGGCTGGACTGGAGGTATCGGCTGGTGGGCAGACAAGGCTGTCGAGGAACTGAAGGAGCAGTATCCTGGAAAGTATGAGTTCAAGGTATTGCATGCTGATGGGTATGCAAAGCAGATCTCCGATGTCGAAGACCTCATGGTCTGGGGCATGGACTATCTGGTAATCCTTCCTCATGAGTCAGCTCCCCTTACCCCCGTGGTAAAGGAAGCTCACGCCTCTGGCGTTAAGTGTATCGTTGTCGACCGTGGTCTGACCGATACATCCTTCGGCTACATCAACCTCGCTGGTAACAACTCTGAGATGGGAAAGGTCTCCGGTATCTTCGTGAGAGATTACATGAAGAAGAACGGCCTTACCAAGTATGTTGCCATGGGTGGTATGCCGGTAGTAATCGATGGCGAGAGAATGAATGCATTCTTTGACGAGATGCAGAAGGAACCTTCTCTGGTCAATCTTGCCGGTGGAAGAAACTATGACTTCGCCGACTGGTCAACCCAGAAGGGCCTGGAACTGATGGAGAACTATATCCAGAAGTATCCTGAGATCCACGCTGTGTTCTGCCAGGATGATGATGTCATGACCGGAGTCCTCCAGGCTATCAAGGAGAGTGGCCGAAAGGATATCAAGCTGGTCTTTGGTGGTGCAGGTTCCAAGGCAGCATACGAGATGATCATGAACGATGACCCGTTGGTAAAGGCAACAGCCACCTACCACCCGTCAATGGTCTATGATGCCATCATGTACTGTCTGGATGTTGCAGAAGGCAGAAAGTCTGATGCGTTCCACACCGCTAGCAAGCCTACTTCTGTAGTGCTCCCCTCTGTCTTGGTTGACAAGAGCAATGTAATGGATCACTACGACGCAGGTTCTGTATTCTAG
- a CDS encoding ABC transporter permease produces the protein MGENKLLSSVKKFRFKDHSLGMAFLILVVIATILGWPNFLRIRNLTNILRQISYTGIIGLGMTLVIISGGIDLSVGSMTAFVGGIAIYFLNLFGPESVWGIVLTFLFALVLGSLCGALNGIMVAKFKMAPFIVTLGTMSIFRSLIQYISNAGTILSENMDYGRLGSGIFLGLPIPVWCFLIVGILLHIILNHTSFGRYLCATGSNEQVAKYSAINITIVKWLPYIITGFTVGMTAVMWSSRLNCINPSDGAGYEMDAIAAVVIGGTLMSGGKGSIIGTMMGAVMLGIINNMLVMGGISAFLQQAVKGFVIIVAVLLQYNNGNK, from the coding sequence ATGGGTGAAAATAAACTGCTGTCTTCTGTGAAAAAGTTCAGGTTCAAGGATCACTCCCTGGGGATGGCGTTCCTTATCCTTGTGGTGATCGCCACCATTCTCGGGTGGCCCAATTTTCTGAGGATCAGGAACCTGACGAACATTCTCAGGCAGATTTCCTATACGGGAATAATCGGATTGGGAATGACGCTGGTAATCATCAGTGGGGGTATCGACCTCTCGGTAGGTTCCATGACCGCCTTCGTGGGAGGGATTGCAATCTATTTTCTCAATCTCTTCGGTCCTGAGTCAGTCTGGGGCATAGTTCTGACCTTCCTCTTTGCTCTGGTACTGGGATCGCTCTGCGGAGCGCTTAACGGGATCATGGTGGCCAAGTTCAAGATGGCTCCCTTTATCGTTACCCTGGGTACCATGTCGATCTTCCGCTCCCTGATCCAGTACATCTCCAATGCAGGTACCATCCTCTCGGAGAATATGGATTATGGAAGGCTTGGAAGCGGTATTTTTCTTGGCCTACCTATTCCGGTTTGGTGCTTCCTTATCGTGGGAATTTTACTGCATATCATACTGAATCATACGAGCTTTGGCCGGTATCTCTGTGCAACAGGAAGCAATGAGCAGGTTGCGAAATATTCAGCGATCAATATAACCATTGTGAAGTGGCTCCCCTATATCATTACGGGATTTACGGTAGGCATGACCGCTGTGATGTGGTCAAGCAGGCTCAACTGTATTAACCCAAGCGACGGGGCTGGCTATGAAATGGATGCCATCGCTGCTGTAGTCATCGGGGGAACCCTGATGAGTGGCGGAAAGGGAAGTATTATCGGCACCATGATGGGTGCGGTGATGCTTGGAATCATCAACAACATGCTTGTCATGGGAGGAATCAGTGCCTTCCTGCAGCAGGCAGTGAAAGGGTTTGTCATTATTGTTGCGGTACTCTTGCAGTACAACAACGGTAACAAATAA
- a CDS encoding sugar ABC transporter ATP-binding protein, producing MDEPKILLSLEGIVKEFSSVRVLDRVSFSIREGEVMGLIGENGAGKSTLMKILSGIYQKTEGTIRLDGQLTNIPDYITAKKLGIGIVPQEFNLINYLTVFENIFLGNEIHKGLLLDKAKMREEARAQLELLKMPLDVNKYISELSVAEKQMVEIAKAMILDTRVLIFDEPTTTLTPVEVKTLFSLMRKLKEKKVTMLFVSHKLQEVMTICDRVTVLRDGKLVSVDEVKHVDADTLARKMVGRDFSQVFPPKKDRRAEELVLEVKNLKSDPMVKDVSFSLHRGEILGFAGLVGSGRTETMEAVMGLRRMESGEIHIKGKPAKIRSAKDAVSLGLGYISEDRQGKGIVMNYDITKNISLISLKDKYLKGLLIDKKAETAASDHYIDEFNIVAASKKSELRFFSGGNQQKVYLARWMDTDPEILILDEPTRGIDINAKREIYEFIHQLSEAKISCIIISSEMEEIIGMCNRAYVMREGKIASCLDEEEITEENIVFNATGIKKGVEKDG from the coding sequence ATGGACGAACCCAAGATCCTTCTCAGTCTGGAAGGTATAGTCAAGGAATTCTCATCTGTCCGTGTCCTGGACCGGGTCTCCTTCTCCATACGGGAAGGAGAGGTCATGGGGCTTATCGGGGAGAATGGGGCTGGTAAATCCACGTTGATGAAGATTCTCAGCGGAATCTACCAGAAAACTGAGGGAACCATCCGCTTGGATGGCCAACTTACCAATATTCCCGACTATATCACGGCAAAGAAACTGGGGATTGGTATCGTTCCCCAGGAGTTCAACCTGATCAATTACCTGACGGTATTCGAGAACATTTTCCTCGGAAACGAGATTCATAAGGGGCTTCTCCTGGATAAGGCAAAGATGCGGGAGGAAGCGAGGGCTCAGCTTGAGCTTTTAAAGATGCCCCTTGATGTGAACAAGTATATCAGTGAGCTCTCTGTTGCAGAGAAACAGATGGTGGAGATTGCAAAGGCCATGATTCTCGATACCAGGGTCCTGATCTTTGATGAGCCGACCACCACCCTTACCCCGGTTGAGGTGAAGACTTTGTTCTCCTTGATGCGAAAGCTCAAGGAGAAGAAGGTCACCATGCTTTTTGTAAGCCATAAGCTGCAGGAGGTCATGACCATTTGTGACCGGGTTACCGTGCTCAGGGACGGGAAGCTGGTAAGTGTGGATGAGGTAAAGCATGTTGATGCAGATACCCTTGCAAGAAAGATGGTTGGGCGTGATTTCAGCCAGGTCTTTCCTCCCAAGAAGGACAGAAGGGCAGAGGAACTTGTGCTTGAGGTGAAGAACCTGAAGAGTGACCCCATGGTCAAGGATGTCTCTTTCTCCCTCCATCGTGGAGAAATCCTGGGATTTGCCGGTCTTGTCGGCTCGGGTCGTACCGAGACGATGGAGGCGGTAATGGGGCTCAGGAGAATGGAGTCAGGGGAGATTCACATCAAGGGAAAACCGGCTAAGATTCGCAGTGCGAAGGATGCTGTCTCCCTTGGTCTTGGCTATATCAGTGAGGACAGGCAGGGAAAGGGGATTGTCATGAACTATGACATCACCAAGAACATCAGCCTGATCTCCCTGAAGGATAAATATCTCAAAGGGCTCCTGATCGACAAGAAAGCCGAGACAGCTGCCAGTGATCATTACATTGATGAGTTCAATATCGTGGCCGCTTCGAAAAAGTCGGAGCTGCGGTTCTTCAGCGGGGGAAACCAGCAGAAGGTGTATCTTGCTCGGTGGATGGATACCGATCCAGAAATTCTCATCCTTGATGAGCCTACCAGGGGAATCGATATCAACGCAAAGCGGGAGATCTATGAGTTCATTCACCAGCTTTCCGAGGCGAAGATCAGTTGCATCATTATCTCATCCGAGATGGAGGAGATCATTGGGATGTGCAACCGAGCCTACGTTATGAGGGAAGGAAAGATAGCAAGCTGCTTGGATGAGGAAGAGATTACTGAGGAAAACATCGTGTTCAATGCAACAGGAATCAAGAAAGGTGTAGAAAAAGATGGGTGA
- a CDS encoding sugar phosphate isomerase/epimerase family protein gives MARMVTIFTGQWADLPFEKMCETVSEMGYDGVEIACWGDHMNVEKAAKDPSYVADKKAILKKYNLGCYALGNHLAGQCVGDAFGDPRLAGFAPKSLKGDDKAIRQWGIDQMKYTAQAAKNMGCSVVTGFMGSPIWKYFYSFPANSEQLIEDGYQEIYDLWTPILDEFDKQGVKFALEVHPSEIAYDYYSTQRLLEKFKKREALGINFDPSHLQWQGIDPALFFRDFASHIYHVHIKDSLVKLDGRSGILGSHLAFGDLRRGWNFVSPGHGDVDFDMIIREANAAGYHGPLSVEWEDNGMDRLFGASEALELVRRVDFEPSNVDFDGAMEN, from the coding sequence ATGGCTAGAATGGTAACAATCTTTACAGGACAGTGGGCAGATCTTCCCTTTGAGAAGATGTGTGAGACCGTAAGTGAAATGGGGTATGACGGGGTTGAGATTGCCTGTTGGGGTGATCACATGAATGTTGAGAAGGCTGCAAAGGATCCTTCCTATGTAGCTGACAAGAAAGCAATCCTGAAGAAATACAACCTTGGTTGCTATGCCCTGGGAAACCATCTTGCCGGACAGTGCGTCGGAGATGCCTTTGGTGATCCCCGTCTTGCTGGTTTTGCCCCCAAGAGCCTCAAGGGTGATGATAAGGCAATCCGTCAGTGGGGAATCGACCAGATGAAGTACACCGCCCAGGCAGCAAAGAACATGGGTTGCTCGGTGGTTACCGGATTCATGGGGAGCCCGATCTGGAAGTATTTCTACTCGTTCCCTGCCAACTCAGAGCAGTTGATCGAGGATGGCTACCAGGAGATCTACGACCTCTGGACACCGATCCTTGATGAGTTTGACAAGCAGGGCGTGAAGTTTGCTCTTGAGGTACACCCCTCTGAGATCGCATACGACTATTACAGCACCCAGCGTCTCCTGGAGAAGTTTAAGAAGAGAGAAGCTCTTGGTATCAACTTCGACCCAAGTCACCTTCAGTGGCAGGGAATCGATCCTGCACTCTTCTTCCGTGATTTCGCTTCCCATATCTACCATGTGCATATCAAGGATAGCTTGGTGAAGCTGGACGGCAGGAGCGGTATCCTTGGATCCCACCTTGCCTTCGGTGATTTGAGAAGAGGGTGGAATTTCGTCTCCCCAGGTCACGGGGATGTCGACTTTGACATGATCATCCGCGAAGCGAATGCCGCAGGATACCACGGGCCCTTGTCCGTTGAATGGGAAGACAATGGCATGGATAGGTTGTTTGGTGCGAGTGAAGCACTTGAACTGGTGAGAAGAGTTGATTTCGAACCCTCGAATGTTGATTTCGATGGAGCAATGGAGAATTGA